The Arachis duranensis cultivar V14167 chromosome 9, aradu.V14167.gnm2.J7QH, whole genome shotgun sequence genomic sequence AATCCACTGCCTTAATGCATTACAATATCATAATTAAGGATAGTGGGTGTTTAGTCAAAGCAACCACAAAAACTAAaaccattttttatatttacttattGTCTCACTCCACTTAATAGAGACAAACCAATATGGCATTGTTATTACTTTAAATTCCTCCAATAAAAATTGGTCTCATATACTAAGGTAAGAAGTCTTAAAATATATGgcattattattcatttattcttATTCCATTTTGCTTTCATGCAATGAACTTAGATACATTATCTTTATAgaaattatacatataatatatagtagTTATACACGTGAAAAAAGCAAGGTgagctttaattttattttcacatgggaagaagaaagaagaaagaaaaataaaaataaccaaaaggTGAAGCATGCACTATAGTCACTCCACTAGAACGATAATCATGAATCTTTGCattcataaaagaaaaagggtaaggaagaattacaaaaaggaaaaagaaaagaaaagaaaagaaaaatctcAGCGCAATTTAGAGAAAGAGAAGGTCTACGGAATGTTATCAACATGGTGCATGCCACCTTTCTTGTTTCTTTAAAAAGATTATGCACTTAATCATCTAATCCAACTAACGATTAACAAAGTAATTAAAAGTCTCCATAAACATGATTAACCATTTGTCTCCTATATATTAGTAATAAGTAAGATTGAATATATTTTGCAAAGTTTATAACTACATTattgagaatatatattttgtaatttaatttgatgtatcGAAAGAAGTAAGATTACAGTGGAATTGACAGAGATAGCAGAGCAGAGAgagtttttattattaattaagatGGTTAgtcactaattaaaaaaaacagtACATTCGTCCTTACATGCCTGGCCCTATGAGAACTTCTAAGATTGCGTGGAAGCAAGAGTCCGCAATTAATATTATTGCACAAAATGCAACTCTTTCGAAGTTGCCAACTATGtgcataaattaattaattctaaacttTCTGATTAGTAAGTAATACATGGATCCATTAGCTACCAAcatgttattagttattactcAGGCCTCTATCATCAAATATGAACTCATGAAAAATTACATTACtctcaaatcaaaattatttgataatttaatatactTGATTAATTCGTTattgaataaattttaaattaattctcgaaaaattttattaattatattagtttttaaaaaatacaattataaattaaattagtccGATAATATTTAGTGTGACATGAGAgaataataacaacaaattaaTACTATGAACAAAAAATCATCATATCATGCGATATCATGCGACATTTAAGACGACACATCATTTAACAGTTAAAATGACCCATTGatttagaattatattttttttaggactttcgaaaatcaatttaaaaatattaaccgAACCATCATTTTTAACTATGATTTTTGACAAGAAAACAAGTGAAGGAGCGCAAGTAGAGAAGAGGAATAGTTAAGTTGGTAAATATATTGAATTAGTTGAGGGGTTAGGTTAATAGTAGTGAGTAGTGAGGGATTAGGGTCAgtggaaaaataatattaaaagagAAAGGGTGATGGCCCTTGTAACGAGGTCAAAAGAGTGAAACCcccaatgaagaagaaaaccatCACACCCTCACTGGCCGACAAACCACTCTTCCTTTCACATGCAAACAAACAAACCTCACCTTCCTAATCTCTGCATAACAacccttttttattatttcaaagaaactaattaataaaagtaatGGTAGAAGAAAAAGGTTTGTGTGGACCATTTTGGGCGCCCATCTCAATGCGCCAAACACATTCaaacacataataataataataatagaattaaAACACAACACATAAACAAAATTGTTCCCAATTTATTATACTAGGAAAATTAAAGATGTAACATATGTCCAGATTTGGTATGGTCTAGAAGAGATGTATCATAGTCCTCATTGCCAACTTTGTCCCTCCTCTCCTCTTCCCCCTTCTTCTATGACCTTGTTGGACATTGTTGGAAATGAAGAGATAGATAGAGAATAATAAGAATAGTAAAAAGAGCAAAGGGGTACTTTTTTATGGGGTGGTGCCAACAATTCCGACAATGACCCTGTTAAGTGATGACAATTTCAATTGTTGTTTCTTGTTCTTCAAGAGAGGCTGAGGCTGAGCCTCCTCTTGTGATGGTGATGACCCCACCACCACTTCCCACGAATCGTTGGAACCATCATCAGAGCTGAACACTGCATCAATTACGCCACTTGGGCTACCAGGGATTTCCTCATACTTTCTCTTCTTCCCcctcccaccattattattattatttgtcacCTCCACTATGACTTTATAACATTCATCTACCTTCTCCTGTACACATGCATtgcaatttattaattaatctgCATTCATTGCATCACCACTTACTACTAATCTAATCTATTCTAATATACTAACCTTGTTCATGTTGATAACACTAAGAAGCTGGTTTTTGTATTCCACTCCCTCAGTGCTGTGATGAATCTGGCCTATTACATTCAGCATTGTTGCAGTGGCCAATACAGAAGGAAGACAACCAACAAATCTTGAATCTAGATAccaaaaatgataataataataataataagcatTCATTTAAATAATGAGATCTAATTGAGTGTTAATTagttgttaattattattattcttaccCAATAGCAAAGACAGAAGAAGATTCTCACAACGCTTGAGGAACTGCCAGTGAAGATGTGTTTTGAGTCCCAACCTCCTTATAATGTGATCTAGAAATGAGAGTGGGGTCACAGGGTGCATCTTCCAATTCAAGGTGGACAGAATCAGAAGCTCCATTCTCTGAATAGTCTTTGCCTCAAACACATATTTTGCATCTTCAACCTGATGATGATTCATGATGAAATAATCACATTATTAGAAACGTGATGATGAGTTTTCTGagataacttttaaaaaaaacacGTACTTGAAGGTCCAAGAGAAGAGGCACTTGAGTTTCTTCAACTTTAGCAGCCAAAGAGATGCAAGTGACAGAGGCAAGTTGGATCATCCATGGCTTCTCCCTTTGAAAATGGAAGCTCAAGAGGAATCTATCCAGATAAGTAACGGCAAGTGTTGCCGTCAGAGCTGAGAACCCGTAATGAGCATTCACCTTAAGCATCCATTCAACTGCTTCACGGCGAGCCATAcacacagaagaagaagaagaaggatccAATGCTTTCATGACATCATCGCCATTGTTATAATAGGCTTCGTGGTCAAGCTTCTCTTTGGAGAAGAGAGTGTTGAGCTCTTCGTCTTCCCAGAACATGTCCTGCTCCAACAAGAGCAGAGGGTCAAGGGAATGGAAGTTCAAGTTGAAGTTGacaccatcatcatcttcttcatggTCGTGGTTTGTTGTGACATCACTCTCTCCTGAGAACTCTTCTTCCCACTTTCCTTCGTCGCAGTAAAGGGCATCGAGGACAGCGTGTTGGTGGTGATGTTGTTGTTCTAGTTGGTCATTGTGATGTTGGATTGCCATCTTCTTTcttcagagaagaagaagagggtaGTGCGTAGTTGTTTGTTCATGGTAAAAAGAAAACACTCATCACTCTCACACCCATCTTCTTCTCCCTTTACtacttttatttcttcttcgaaagaagatggaagaagaagaaggaaagcagagaaagaaaaacagtgagagagagagagagagagagagagagagagagagagagagagagagaccagGCTTTCTAAATATTCACGATCTCTTGAAAATGTTCGCATTTCATATTGCTCAACCCCGAATTTTTTGCCTTGTTCGCGCCCTTCTGTTGTTATAAAACataaccctttttttttttcacccgTTGAAAGGAAGATGTTTAACGAGTTTGGTGTTAAAAgtgtgttttatttatttgaccatatttaaaaaaaaatatttttataacatatcaaattaaatcctataatttattatttaataataaaaaatatatctttatataaaaataattataaaatttttatgatagtATCATTTTTTTACATTGCAAAGGTATCTAAAAGTTCCATTTGATATCGTGttataataaaagagaaagagaaatgcTAGAAGattgatataatttatttatattttatattt encodes the following:
- the LOC107467519 gene encoding cyclin-D3-1, with the protein product MAIQHHNDQLEQQHHHQHAVLDALYCDEGKWEEEFSGESDVTTNHDHEEDDDGVNFNLNFHSLDPLLLLEQDMFWEDEELNTLFSKEKLDHEAYYNNGDDVMKALDPSSSSSVCMARREAVEWMLKVNAHYGFSALTATLAVTYLDRFLLSFHFQREKPWMIQLASVTCISLAAKVEETQVPLLLDLQVEDAKYVFEAKTIQRMELLILSTLNWKMHPVTPLSFLDHIIRRLGLKTHLHWQFLKRCENLLLSLLLDSRFVGCLPSVLATATMLNVIGQIHHSTEGVEYKNQLLSVINMNKEKVDECYKVIVEVTNNNNNGGRGKKRKYEEIPGSPSGVIDAVFSSDDGSNDSWEVVVGSSPSQEEAQPQPLLKNKKQQLKLSSLNRVIVGIVGTTP